The following coding sequences lie in one Spirosoma sp. KUDC1026 genomic window:
- a CDS encoding nucleotide sugar dehydrogenase codes for MFDALQHKDKQLAVIGLGYVGLPIALEFAKKFQVIGFDISADRVAMLQRGEDPSREMPEEAFAGVDITFTADPADLKRAHFFVVAVPTPVDDYKVPDLKPLVRASEAIGRALKPGDYVVYESTVYPGCTEDDCLPILEQQSGLKLGPDFKLGYSPERINPGDKVRTLPNILKIVSGNDAEAAQTIAQVYGNIITAGIYTAPTIKVAEAAKVIENTQRDLNISLMNELAIIFDRMNIDTQEVIKAAATKWNFLPFTPGLVGGHCIGIDPYYLLYKARQLGYDPQVINSGRRINDGMPAFVATKLVQMLLQHGKNPRQTKVLVMGLTFKENVSDIRNSRVADLVRELMKYAINVHLIDPHASPNEVAAEYRMTLMDTPSNKYDAVIVAVGHDEYRTLALDYFRGLMNGAPILLDLKGMYSVPTDDGLTYWRL; via the coding sequence TTGTTCGACGCGTTACAACATAAAGACAAACAACTGGCTGTCATCGGCCTGGGCTACGTTGGCCTGCCGATTGCGCTGGAGTTTGCGAAGAAATTCCAGGTCATTGGATTCGACATCAGCGCTGACCGGGTCGCGATGCTTCAACGAGGAGAAGACCCATCGCGGGAGATGCCAGAAGAAGCGTTTGCTGGTGTGGATATTACGTTCACGGCTGATCCGGCTGATCTGAAACGGGCTCATTTTTTCGTTGTGGCCGTCCCTACGCCGGTTGATGATTATAAAGTGCCCGATCTGAAACCACTGGTACGTGCCTCTGAGGCCATTGGGCGGGCGCTCAAGCCGGGCGATTATGTCGTTTATGAGTCGACTGTGTACCCCGGCTGCACGGAGGATGATTGTCTGCCTATTCTGGAACAACAATCGGGGTTGAAGCTGGGGCCGGATTTCAAACTGGGCTATTCACCCGAACGGATCAATCCCGGCGACAAAGTCCGGACCTTGCCCAACATTCTGAAAATTGTATCGGGGAATGATGCCGAAGCTGCGCAAACCATCGCCCAGGTTTACGGAAACATCATCACCGCTGGGATTTACACGGCGCCAACCATCAAGGTAGCCGAAGCCGCCAAAGTAATCGAAAACACGCAGCGGGATCTGAATATCTCCCTCATGAATGAGTTGGCTATCATCTTCGACCGGATGAATATCGATACGCAGGAAGTCATCAAAGCGGCCGCTACCAAGTGGAATTTCCTGCCGTTCACACCCGGCCTGGTGGGCGGCCACTGCATTGGCATCGACCCGTACTATCTGCTCTACAAGGCCCGTCAACTGGGGTACGACCCACAGGTTATTAACTCCGGCCGCCGGATCAACGATGGTATGCCGGCCTTCGTCGCTACGAAACTCGTTCAGATGCTTCTGCAGCATGGCAAAAATCCGCGCCAGACGAAGGTGCTGGTAATGGGCCTGACCTTTAAGGAGAACGTGTCCGATATCCGCAATTCACGCGTGGCTGATCTGGTGCGGGAGCTGATGAAATACGCCATTAATGTTCACCTGATCGATCCGCACGCGTCGCCCAATGAGGTAGCCGCCGAATACCGGATGACGCTCATGGATACCCCCTCGAATAAGTATGATGCCGTGATTGTAGCGGTGGGGCACGACGAGTACAGGACGCTGGCGCTCGATTACTTCCGGGGGCTGATGAATGGGGCGCCCATTCTTCTGGACCTGAAAGGGATGTACAGCGTGCCGACAGATGACGGACTGACTTACTGGCGACTATAA
- a CDS encoding glycosyltransferase translates to MHVILVGSPAFDSLEYHLSDALQVLGHTTLIVDPAAEVFLPAKLTYWAARFNETYDRLVAERIATRIVANRPDLVLVIYRTMHPVLVDQLKRQLPGVTIAQINPDALTNLEKQQIIASDYDCYFSKEPYVVSALRDKAGLPAYYLPEGFNPRIHRKPTISKADAERTTNMDVLVYGGLYAYRARMVEQLIRAGINVVVFGMEGPYLNAAVKSAFRGRYLVGEEKNQLLYGARIVFNNLHYAEVTSANQKYFEINGIGAFQLCDHKPTLDDYSGIPTERVTFGTITDAIDKIRYYLSRPDERYELAEQQYQHFQKYHTIDQRVSQLLRITGLQSSSSTAYETVGR, encoded by the coding sequence ATGCATGTGATTCTTGTTGGGAGCCCGGCGTTCGATTCGCTGGAGTATCACCTGAGTGATGCGTTGCAGGTGCTTGGTCATACGACGCTCATTGTCGATCCGGCCGCCGAAGTATTTCTGCCTGCTAAACTTACGTACTGGGCCGCCCGGTTTAACGAAACGTATGACCGGTTGGTTGCCGAACGGATAGCTACTCGGATTGTGGCAAATCGGCCGGATCTGGTGCTGGTCATATACCGGACGATGCACCCGGTGTTGGTCGACCAATTGAAACGACAACTGCCCGGTGTTACCATTGCGCAGATTAATCCCGATGCGCTGACTAATCTGGAAAAGCAGCAGATCATCGCATCGGATTACGATTGCTATTTTTCCAAGGAGCCATACGTAGTCAGTGCCCTGCGCGACAAGGCCGGACTACCCGCGTATTATCTGCCCGAAGGCTTTAATCCGCGAATACACCGGAAGCCCACAATCAGCAAAGCCGATGCTGAGCGTACTACCAATATGGACGTATTGGTTTACGGCGGTTTATATGCTTACCGCGCCCGGATGGTTGAGCAGTTAATCCGGGCGGGTATCAACGTTGTCGTGTTCGGAATGGAAGGGCCGTATCTGAACGCAGCTGTGAAATCGGCCTTCCGGGGGCGCTACCTGGTCGGTGAAGAAAAGAACCAACTGTTGTATGGTGCCCGGATTGTTTTCAATAATCTCCACTACGCTGAGGTGACGTCGGCCAACCAGAAATACTTTGAGATTAACGGTATCGGCGCTTTTCAACTGTGTGATCACAAACCGACGCTGGACGACTATTCAGGCATACCGACGGAGCGCGTTACCTTCGGCACCATAACCGATGCTATCGATAAAATCCGCTACTACCTGAGCCGTCCTGACGAGCGTTACGAACTCGCTGAGCAGCAGTACCAGCACTTTCAGAAATACCACACCATCGATCAACGAGTCAGCCAACTGCTGCGTATCACTGGTCTGCAATCTTCATCGTCGACAGCTTATGAAACGGTGGGGAGGTAG
- a CDS encoding glycosyltransferase family 4 protein produces MTITYVFRSTGTGYSIEEQFSAVRRVVEQLGYTTKRVQLPHIGRSWQTLWRNMQVARKAAAGAGLVHITGDVHYVALALPRRQTVLTVHDCVTLEKNRRRPLRFAFFWLFWYYLPVRWATVVTVVSDKTRQELIRYVGPIAQKAVVISNGYHPLFTRQPVSFRSECPVLLQVGTAPHKNLDRLITALEGICCELLIVGPLTEEQLTNLNQKQIHYEHYVDLDLQTLVTLYKRCDLITFVSTYEGFGLPILEANAVGRVVVTSDLSPMCEIAGSASHLVDPFDVASIRAGILRIMQDEGYRNELIQAGYANARRYSLETAAGAYSTVYQQVLREKILTSVAV; encoded by the coding sequence ATGACCATTACGTATGTCTTCCGAAGCACTGGTACTGGATACAGTATCGAAGAGCAGTTCAGCGCTGTTCGCCGGGTAGTGGAGCAGCTGGGATATACTACAAAACGTGTGCAGTTGCCGCATATTGGCAGAAGCTGGCAAACGCTCTGGCGTAATATGCAGGTAGCCAGAAAGGCTGCTGCCGGAGCCGGACTGGTGCATATTACCGGCGACGTTCACTACGTAGCACTGGCACTGCCCCGACGCCAAACGGTGCTGACTGTTCATGACTGCGTTACGCTGGAGAAGAACCGCAGACGACCGCTACGTTTCGCATTCTTCTGGCTGTTCTGGTATTACTTGCCGGTTCGGTGGGCAACGGTCGTTACGGTTGTGTCGGACAAAACCCGACAGGAACTGATTCGGTACGTAGGGCCGATTGCGCAAAAAGCGGTCGTCATTTCAAACGGCTATCATCCCCTGTTTACCCGTCAACCAGTCTCCTTTCGTAGTGAGTGTCCGGTACTGCTACAAGTGGGCACGGCTCCGCACAAGAACCTGGATCGATTGATAACTGCACTCGAGGGAATTTGCTGTGAGCTTCTGATCGTGGGTCCGTTGACGGAGGAACAACTAACAAATTTGAATCAGAAGCAGATTCACTACGAGCACTACGTTGATCTGGACTTACAGACCCTAGTAACCCTCTATAAACGCTGTGATCTGATTACGTTCGTGTCGACTTACGAAGGCTTTGGCCTGCCTATTCTGGAAGCCAACGCCGTCGGGCGGGTTGTTGTTACATCCGACCTGTCGCCCATGTGCGAGATAGCTGGATCAGCCTCCCACTTGGTTGATCCGTTTGACGTTGCGTCCATTCGGGCGGGAATTCTGCGGATCATGCAGGACGAAGGGTACCGGAATGAATTAATTCAGGCTGGTTACGCCAACGCCCGGCGGTATTCCCTCGAAACCGCGGCCGGCGCGTATAGCACAGTTTATCAGCAGGTGCTGCGTGAAAAAATTCTAACCAGCGTGGCCGTATGA
- a CDS encoding glycosyltransferase, which translates to MKIMISADWFYPAQKGGPSNSIYWQSKALTRAGYQVTVVATSQDQPTSTPLNRWVTLDCGRVIYTRNPHFYLPLRHLWYGWRTIRQVDVVHVNSLFYPSSLVFVWLAKLVRKRIVWTPHGELSPVALRFSPWRKRVVLSLIRRVCQGVTFHATSAEEVAQIRQQLGPTVTVRAVTNMMELPEPVGAIDVSHKIHPYLLFIGRLHPIKAIDRLIDAVAQSELFWASDYQLIIAGQDINGYRQRLIEQVQQRGLMDRVLFIGEVEGARKEMLYARAQVTILPSHSENFGNVVMESLAQGTPVIASTGTPWQLLETEQVGNWVVNDPETLGKTIDTYLTMPDDQYRAYRNRAHALAHQRFDIMANVAQWQTLYTGQAV; encoded by the coding sequence ATGAAAATCATGATCTCCGCCGACTGGTTTTATCCCGCGCAGAAAGGCGGTCCGAGTAATTCTATTTACTGGCAGTCCAAAGCGCTAACCCGCGCTGGGTACCAGGTAACGGTTGTCGCTACTTCGCAGGACCAACCAACGTCCACTCCGCTCAACCGCTGGGTAACGCTCGACTGCGGCCGTGTGATTTACACCCGTAATCCACACTTCTACCTGCCGTTGCGGCACCTTTGGTACGGCTGGAGAACCATTCGCCAGGTTGATGTAGTCCACGTTAACAGCTTGTTTTATCCCAGTTCGCTGGTATTTGTGTGGCTGGCCAAACTAGTTCGGAAACGGATTGTCTGGACGCCCCACGGTGAGTTAAGCCCAGTTGCGCTGAGGTTCAGTCCCTGGCGTAAACGGGTGGTACTGAGTTTGATTCGACGGGTATGTCAGGGTGTTACGTTTCACGCGACCAGTGCCGAAGAGGTTGCCCAGATTCGACAGCAACTGGGGCCGACTGTAACAGTTCGGGCGGTAACGAATATGATGGAACTGCCTGAGCCAGTTGGGGCCATTGACGTGTCCCACAAGATCCACCCCTATCTACTGTTCATTGGCCGACTGCACCCGATCAAAGCGATTGACCGATTGATTGATGCAGTGGCGCAGTCGGAGCTGTTTTGGGCGAGCGACTATCAATTAATCATTGCCGGGCAAGACATAAATGGCTACCGGCAGCGGCTGATTGAACAGGTACAGCAACGCGGTCTGATGGATAGGGTATTGTTCATCGGTGAGGTGGAGGGTGCGCGCAAAGAAATGCTCTACGCCCGGGCTCAGGTCACGATTTTACCGTCGCACTCTGAAAATTTCGGCAACGTCGTTATGGAGTCGCTGGCCCAGGGAACGCCCGTTATTGCATCGACCGGTACCCCGTGGCAACTGCTCGAAACGGAGCAGGTTGGTAACTGGGTTGTCAATGATCCGGAAACGCTCGGAAAGACAATCGATACGTATTTGACCATGCCTGATGATCAGTACCGGGCTTACCGGAACCGGGCGCATGCGCTGGCCCATCAGCGGTTTGATATCATGGCGAACGTAGCACAATGGCAGACTCTTTATACCGGCCAGGCAGTATGA
- a CDS encoding Gfo/Idh/MocA family protein, with the protein MNEPTDFRYRLAKVWRYAGLYGWSRTINKVIGRMRWMRLPRFGQKKDAADTSFIGCGQFAFTSLAFFLRKRQGAIFLDAYDTDPQQAETLAKFYRFRSVAPTLATLLANPSLKRVYIASNHASHTPYAVALLARGVDVYLEKPIAVTRAQLAELRAAQRQSSARLYAGYNRPYASGIQLLRPYVTGGPTTGAFSLSCVVNGHRIPFDHWYRRPEEGSRICGNLGHWIDLMMHVLAWRGLPDWFDIGIVRANPAEPDDNLTITFTTDRHDLISLMLTARSEPFEGVSEQINLQYNDLIAHIDDFRRMTLWQGKHRERWRFSPKDVGHERATLQPFRADNRDWWEVELSTLLTLHISEQVNSGSLTSRFKIAEELARLEADTVTIVRTLPTHEHPDRRRYPAELYESSPVASGIDESLPDYPEASAYGAAL; encoded by the coding sequence ATGAATGAACCTACAGACTTCCGGTATCGCCTGGCCAAAGTGTGGCGATACGCTGGCCTATACGGCTGGTCGCGTACGATAAACAAGGTGATCGGGCGAATGCGCTGGATGCGCTTACCTCGTTTCGGACAGAAGAAGGACGCTGCCGATACGTCGTTCATCGGGTGCGGCCAGTTTGCGTTTACTAGTCTGGCGTTCTTTCTGCGCAAACGGCAGGGTGCCATTTTTCTGGACGCTTATGATACCGACCCGCAGCAGGCCGAAACCCTGGCCAAATTCTACCGTTTTCGAAGCGTAGCTCCGACCCTTGCTACGCTGTTGGCGAATCCGTCACTGAAGCGGGTCTATATCGCGTCCAATCACGCATCGCATACACCTTACGCCGTGGCTTTGTTAGCCCGTGGGGTCGATGTATACCTAGAGAAGCCCATTGCCGTAACGCGGGCGCAATTGGCCGAGTTACGGGCCGCCCAACGGCAATCATCCGCCCGGCTTTATGCGGGGTATAACCGACCCTACGCATCGGGTATCCAACTGCTTAGGCCGTACGTAACCGGAGGGCCTACAACCGGTGCTTTCAGCCTCAGTTGCGTCGTGAACGGTCACCGGATTCCGTTTGATCACTGGTATCGTCGGCCCGAAGAAGGAAGCCGAATTTGCGGAAACCTGGGGCACTGGATCGATTTGATGATGCATGTGCTTGCCTGGCGGGGGTTACCGGACTGGTTCGACATCGGCATTGTACGCGCGAATCCTGCCGAGCCCGACGACAATCTGACCATCACGTTTACCACCGATCGCCATGACCTGATAAGCCTGATGCTCACCGCCCGGTCAGAACCGTTCGAAGGGGTTAGTGAACAGATCAATCTTCAGTATAACGACCTCATCGCTCATATCGACGATTTCCGGCGTATGACCCTGTGGCAGGGAAAGCATCGAGAACGGTGGCGCTTTTCGCCCAAAGACGTGGGCCACGAGCGAGCGACACTACAGCCGTTTCGGGCCGATAATCGCGACTGGTGGGAAGTGGAGTTGTCGACATTGCTGACACTACATATTAGCGAGCAGGTGAATTCAGGTTCGCTCACCAGCCGCTTTAAGATAGCCGAAGAACTGGCCCGGCTGGAGGCCGATACAGTGACAATAGTACGTACCCTGCCCACTCATGAACATCCTGACCGTCGTCGGTACCCGGCCGAACTTTATGAAAGCAGCCCCGTTGCATCGGGCATTGATGAATCGCTCCCAGATTACCCCGAAGCTAGTGCATACGGGGCAGCATTATGA
- the wecB gene encoding non-hydrolyzing UDP-N-acetylglucosamine 2-epimerase, with protein sequence MKAAPLHRALMNRSQITPKLVHTGQHYDVRMSAVFFQQLDLPEPDYYLGVSTGTPTQQTAEIMQRFEPILIEEQPDWVVVIGDVTSTLACALAANRLGIRIAHVEAGLRSGDRTMPEEINRILTDALADCLFVTEQAGLDNLRREGINPANVYFVGNVMVDSLIQHRSKASRVNSVRAFGLQSRSYILATMHRPSNVDTQTGLGRILQLIDCASQYRTVVWPVHPRTRANLDKLGLLTQLDTSSNVLLLEPQGYLEFLNLMEHAAVVMTDSGGIQEETTYLRVPCLTFRERTERPVTIELGTNQLVADLNPETARLKLVELLAGRVKPSQLPPLWDGHTADRIVDILVKANEG encoded by the coding sequence ATGAAAGCAGCCCCGTTGCATCGGGCATTGATGAATCGCTCCCAGATTACCCCGAAGCTAGTGCATACGGGGCAGCATTATGATGTTCGAATGAGTGCCGTATTTTTTCAGCAGCTTGATCTCCCCGAACCCGATTACTATCTGGGTGTCAGTACAGGAACGCCAACGCAGCAGACCGCCGAGATTATGCAGCGATTTGAGCCGATTCTGATTGAGGAACAGCCCGACTGGGTCGTTGTCATCGGCGACGTAACCAGTACACTGGCCTGCGCGCTGGCGGCCAATCGGCTGGGCATTCGAATCGCACACGTTGAAGCCGGTCTACGGTCGGGCGACCGAACGATGCCCGAAGAGATAAACCGCATCCTGACCGACGCCTTAGCCGACTGCCTGTTCGTAACGGAGCAGGCTGGGCTCGATAACCTTAGGCGGGAAGGCATCAATCCGGCAAACGTCTATTTCGTTGGGAACGTAATGGTCGACTCTCTGATTCAGCATCGCAGCAAAGCCAGCCGTGTAAACAGTGTCAGAGCGTTCGGGCTACAGTCCCGTAGTTACATCCTGGCAACCATGCATCGGCCTTCAAACGTGGATACGCAGACGGGACTGGGGCGAATTTTACAACTTATCGATTGTGCCTCGCAGTATCGAACGGTCGTGTGGCCAGTACATCCTCGCACGCGGGCTAATCTGGATAAACTGGGGTTACTGACTCAACTGGATACCTCGTCAAACGTACTGCTGCTGGAGCCCCAGGGCTACCTGGAATTTCTAAACCTGATGGAACACGCAGCTGTCGTCATGACCGATTCCGGCGGCATTCAGGAAGAAACTACCTATCTGCGGGTTCCGTGCCTGACCTTCCGGGAAAGGACGGAGCGGCCCGTTACTATTGAGCTGGGAACAAATCAGCTTGTGGCCGACCTGAACCCGGAAACCGCCCGGCTGAAGCTGGTCGAACTGCTGGCTGGCCGGGTCAAACCGAGTCAGCTACCGCCCCTATGGGATGGGCATACCGCCGACCGGATCGTGGATATTCTAGTAAAGGCTAACGAGGGATGA
- a CDS encoding bi-domain-containing oxidoreductase translates to MKQLIQDLRTGETRLTEVPVPTCGRGQVLIQTRRSLVSMGTERMLVEFGRGSLLTKAWQQPDRVREVLAKVRADGLWPTVTAVRRKLDQPLPLGYCNVGTVVALGEGIADLRIGDRVVSNGPHAEFVCVPRMLVAPVPDGISDDEAAFAVIGAVGIHAVHLLKATLGETAVVIGLGLVGLLTADLLRINGCRVIGIEPDSTKRRLAEQRGVTVLDPYAIDPVKAVLALTNGAGADGVIVATATQSNDVLAQAARMNRGQGRIILVGTAGLSLNRTDFYRNEVTFQVACSYGPGRYDESYEQRGMDYPLPYVRWTANRNFEAVLAFIQTGQLDVASLISAVVPLENYYEIYSRIDQLSQPSEPVIAQLLTYPGTTNRATIQQLRDVRPSAGAGVVGVIGAGNFSTAVLVPALKRVGADLRMIASKSGLSATLLARKFDVPFSTSDYEQLLNEPAIDLCVIATRHNSHARLAIEAMRAGKHVFVEKPLVITEAELSAVIAAQQTTGRMVMVGFNRRFAPLAEKMKSLLGGPQSVNIPMNIVATMNAGAVPDTSWVHDRFVGGGRILGEACHYVDLITFLTGSRVRSVCMNAMGKKPTETTDSGSLLLQYENGSTGVLNYFANGSKAYAKERVEVYSLERTLVLENFRTLRGYGFPRFSKQSGRQDKGHTVQMQRLLAQLRTGGEPLIPFAELINTSQTMLAALQSLREQRWVDVASADSIVEPIPIGML, encoded by the coding sequence ATGAAACAGCTGATACAGGATCTTCGCACGGGCGAAACCCGGCTCACAGAAGTCCCCGTGCCAACCTGCGGCAGGGGACAGGTGCTGATTCAGACGCGCCGGTCGCTGGTGTCGATGGGGACCGAACGAATGCTGGTCGAGTTCGGGCGGGGTAGTCTGCTGACAAAGGCATGGCAACAACCGGACCGAGTGCGGGAGGTTCTGGCCAAGGTCCGGGCTGATGGTTTGTGGCCGACCGTAACGGCGGTACGTCGAAAACTTGACCAGCCACTGCCACTGGGGTATTGCAATGTCGGTACTGTCGTTGCCCTTGGCGAGGGGATTGCGGATCTGCGCATTGGCGATCGGGTGGTGTCAAACGGACCACATGCCGAGTTTGTTTGTGTACCCCGCATGCTGGTAGCGCCCGTGCCCGATGGAATATCGGACGATGAGGCTGCGTTTGCGGTGATTGGCGCTGTGGGTATTCATGCTGTTCACCTGCTGAAAGCGACACTGGGTGAGACAGCGGTAGTAATCGGCTTAGGACTCGTTGGCCTGCTGACGGCAGATCTGCTACGTATCAACGGCTGCCGGGTGATTGGTATAGAGCCCGACAGCACCAAACGGCGACTGGCCGAGCAGCGGGGTGTTACCGTTCTGGATCCGTATGCGATCGACCCCGTCAAGGCCGTACTGGCACTGACGAATGGTGCCGGCGCTGACGGGGTTATTGTTGCCACCGCAACGCAGAGCAACGACGTACTGGCGCAGGCCGCCCGGATGAATCGGGGGCAGGGACGAATTATCCTGGTGGGAACCGCCGGGCTGTCGTTAAACCGGACTGATTTTTACCGCAACGAAGTGACCTTTCAGGTGGCCTGTTCGTATGGTCCCGGGCGCTACGACGAGAGTTATGAACAACGCGGCATGGATTATCCGCTGCCGTACGTGCGCTGGACGGCCAATCGTAACTTTGAGGCTGTTTTGGCCTTTATTCAGACAGGTCAACTGGACGTAGCATCGCTGATTTCGGCGGTGGTGCCGCTTGAAAATTACTACGAAATATACAGCCGTATCGACCAGCTCAGTCAACCATCAGAACCGGTCATTGCTCAATTATTGACGTATCCCGGAACAACGAACCGGGCGACGATTCAGCAGCTTCGGGACGTTCGTCCGTCGGCTGGAGCAGGTGTTGTGGGCGTAATCGGTGCGGGGAATTTTTCGACCGCAGTACTGGTGCCAGCGCTGAAACGAGTGGGTGCTGATCTGCGCATGATCGCCAGTAAGAGCGGGTTAAGTGCCACGTTGCTGGCCAGAAAATTCGACGTACCCTTTAGCACATCCGACTACGAACAACTGCTGAACGAGCCCGCCATCGACTTGTGTGTAATCGCAACTCGCCATAACAGCCATGCCCGACTGGCTATCGAAGCGATGCGGGCTGGCAAACACGTATTTGTCGAGAAACCACTAGTAATCACGGAGGCCGAACTCAGTGCGGTCATTGCAGCGCAGCAGACTACCGGACGAATGGTGATGGTGGGATTCAATCGCCGGTTTGCGCCCCTGGCCGAAAAAATGAAATCTCTGCTGGGTGGTCCTCAATCAGTAAACATTCCTATGAATATCGTCGCCACAATGAACGCGGGTGCGGTGCCTGATACGTCCTGGGTGCACGACCGATTCGTTGGCGGAGGGCGGATTCTGGGTGAGGCCTGTCACTACGTCGATCTGATTACATTTCTGACGGGGAGCCGGGTTCGCAGCGTCTGCATGAACGCGATGGGGAAGAAGCCAACCGAAACGACGGATTCGGGTAGCCTGCTGCTTCAGTATGAAAACGGATCGACGGGTGTCCTCAATTACTTTGCGAACGGCAGCAAAGCCTACGCCAAAGAGCGCGTGGAGGTTTACTCGCTGGAGCGGACGCTGGTACTGGAGAATTTTCGAACGCTCAGAGGGTATGGCTTCCCTCGCTTCTCAAAACAGTCCGGGCGGCAGGACAAAGGCCATACGGTACAGATGCAGCGGTTGCTCGCCCAACTGAGAACGGGTGGCGAACCTTTGATTCCTTTTGCTGAACTGATCAACACAAGCCAGACCATGCTGGCAGCACTGCAAAGTCTGCGCGAACAACGCTGGGTCGATGTTGCATCGGCTGATTCTATTGTCGAACCAATCCCCATTGGTATGCTATGA
- a CDS encoding heparinase II/III family protein codes for MSWQAGNMTFLNQLVCFQRGKALAIDWEYAANGKLWTYQLNYFDFLNQPDMSQETGLILMLNFVRQTPALRTALEAYPTSLRIMNWIQFLSRFQYSSALIDRHLFAQVKLLNHRLEHHLAGNHLLENGFALLAGAMYFRQRNWLQKATSLIRSELQSQLLADGGHEERSPVYHQVLLDRLLDSILIVRSTNWRADWSFQQLLIQKAWQMLSWLESMTFANGDIPMVNDAAWGAAPTTRELRQKATQLLPEVTTVPRPSVVNLASTGYRAFLLPRYKLVVDVGDIGPDHQPGHAHADTFSFVLYAGQQPILVDSGTSTYQPGARRNWERSTAAHNTVEVAGQNSSEVWSVFRVGRRARVQILEHTNSLLRARHNGYRHLKINHERQWIALPNSIQIIDFVDNQRKNVTLKAIARYYIHPDVAVTRVSDGVIAGPWRIQGQADEPLSMRLTTYELAEGFNRLRSGLCLEITFSTKLETKLTLIA; via the coding sequence ATGAGCTGGCAAGCAGGCAACATGACGTTTCTGAACCAGTTGGTTTGTTTTCAGCGCGGCAAAGCGCTTGCCATCGACTGGGAGTACGCGGCCAACGGGAAACTCTGGACATATCAGCTGAATTATTTTGATTTTCTCAATCAGCCCGACATGTCACAGGAAACGGGGCTGATCCTTATGCTGAATTTTGTCCGGCAAACACCCGCCCTGCGAACAGCATTGGAGGCTTACCCCACGTCGTTACGGATCATGAATTGGATCCAGTTTCTGTCTCGGTTTCAATACAGTAGTGCTCTAATCGACCGACACCTATTCGCTCAGGTAAAACTGCTAAACCATCGGCTGGAACATCATCTGGCAGGGAATCACCTGCTGGAAAACGGCTTTGCCCTGCTGGCGGGAGCGATGTATTTTCGGCAGCGCAACTGGTTGCAGAAAGCCACATCTCTGATCCGTAGCGAACTGCAGAGCCAGCTACTGGCCGATGGCGGTCACGAAGAACGAAGCCCCGTGTACCACCAGGTACTCCTCGACCGGCTGCTGGACAGTATCCTGATTGTGCGGTCAACCAACTGGCGGGCCGACTGGTCGTTTCAGCAGCTTCTGATTCAGAAAGCCTGGCAGATGCTGAGCTGGCTGGAAAGCATGACATTCGCCAATGGCGACATACCGATGGTGAACGATGCTGCATGGGGGGCTGCACCCACCACGAGGGAACTCCGTCAGAAAGCTACTCAGCTGTTACCCGAAGTAACAACTGTACCCAGACCATCGGTTGTAAACCTGGCCAGCACCGGCTACCGGGCGTTTCTGCTGCCGCGCTACAAACTGGTGGTCGACGTCGGCGATATTGGCCCCGACCACCAGCCGGGACACGCCCATGCCGATACGTTCTCATTCGTGCTATACGCTGGCCAGCAGCCGATCCTGGTTGATAGTGGCACGTCGACTTACCAGCCCGGTGCCCGCCGGAACTGGGAACGGAGTACGGCTGCACACAATACGGTCGAGGTGGCCGGGCAAAATTCTTCGGAAGTCTGGTCGGTATTCAGAGTTGGTCGCCGGGCGCGGGTGCAGATTCTGGAGCATACCAATTCCCTGTTACGGGCCCGTCACAATGGGTATCGACACCTGAAAATCAACCACGAGCGGCAGTGGATAGCCCTACCGAATAGTATACAAATCATCGATTTTGTTGATAATCAGCGTAAGAACGTAACTTTGAAGGCCATAGCGCGCTATTACATTCACCCGGATGTAGCGGTAACCCGCGTTTCAGACGGAGTTATTGCCGGGCCGTGGCGCATACAGGGCCAGGCAGACGAACCGTTATCGATGCGGTTGACAACCTATGAATTAGCGGAAGGATTCAACCGGCTCCGGTCTGGATTGTGTCTGGAAATAACGTTTTCCACAAAACTGGAGACTAAACTGACGCTTATCGCATGA